The Buchnera aphidicola (Takecallis arundicolens) genome has a window encoding:
- the dnaX gene encoding DNA polymerase III subunit gamma/tau, which translates to MNYKILARKWRPKNFSEVIGQDYIIKTIKNSFILNKIHQSWIFCGTRGIGKTTIARLLAQVLNCSDRKEERACHICSNCQDITNNCFPDISEIDAASKTKVEEIKEILETAQYMPIKGKFKIYIIDEIHMLSKYSFNALLKILEEPPKHVKFILLTTEINKLPDTIISRCIFFHLKLINYLDIKQHLKKILKLEKIDFESSALKIISEYSNGSIRDALNLTEQIILFSNQNITKKLTLNMLGMLDKHYALKIIISVFKKNAVKIINLLNYLYDENINLEQVLIKILKIFYDIAILKKIPQNNDKNIFSKYKNQIFKISTQITYEELQNYYKIILHGKKILYLFPSIKMGIEITLLNLLHSVKNKLIF; encoded by the coding sequence ATGAACTACAAAATTTTAGCAAGAAAATGGAGACCAAAAAATTTTTCTGAGGTTATTGGTCAAGACTATATTATAAAAACAATAAAAAATAGTTTTATATTGAATAAAATTCATCAATCTTGGATTTTTTGTGGCACAAGAGGAATTGGTAAAACAACAATTGCTAGGTTACTAGCACAAGTTTTAAATTGTTCCGATAGAAAAGAAGAACGCGCATGTCATATTTGTTCAAATTGTCAAGATATTACAAATAATTGTTTTCCGGATATATCAGAAATAGATGCCGCTTCAAAAACTAAAGTAGAAGAAATTAAAGAAATATTAGAAACAGCGCAATACATGCCAATTAAGGGTAAATTTAAAATTTACATAATCGATGAAATACATATGTTATCTAAATATAGTTTTAACGCATTATTAAAAATTTTAGAAGAACCACCTAAACATGTAAAATTTATTTTACTTACTACAGAAATTAATAAATTACCAGATACAATTATATCACGATGTATTTTTTTTCATTTAAAGTTAATAAATTATCTAGATATTAAACAACACCTAAAAAAAATTTTGAAATTAGAAAAAATTGATTTTGAATCATCTGCTTTAAAAATTATTTCCGAATACTCAAACGGAAGTATAAGAGACGCATTAAATTTAACCGAACAAATAATATTATTTAGTAATCAAAATATTACAAAAAAACTTACCTTAAATATGTTAGGTATGTTAGATAAACACTATGCATTAAAAATTATTATTTCAGTTTTTAAAAAAAATGCTGTAAAAATTATAAATTTATTAAATTATCTTTACGATGAAAATATCAATTTAGAACAAGTATTAATTAAAATATTAAAAATATTTTATGATATTGCAATATTAAAAAAAATACCACAAAATAATGATAAAAATATATTTTCAAAATATAAAAATCAAATATTCAAAATATCTACACAAATTACTTATGAGGAATTACAAAATTATTACAAAATTATATTACATGGAAAAAAAATATTATATCTATTTCCTAGCATCAAAATGGGAATAGAAATAACACTATTAAACTTATTACATTCTGTAAAAAATAAATTGATTTTTTAA
- the cspE gene encoding transcription antiterminator/RNA stability regulator CspE: protein MSKIKGNVKWFNESKGFGFITPEDGSKDVFVHFSAIQSNGFKTLSEGQSVEFEITEGAKGPSAANVVSL, encoded by the coding sequence ATGTCTAAGATTAAAGGTAATGTGAAGTGGTTTAATGAATCAAAAGGTTTTGGTTTTATTACTCCAGAAGATGGTAGTAAGGATGTTTTTGTGCACTTTTCAGCTATACAAAGTAACGGATTTAAGACTTTGTCAGAAGGTCAAAGTGTTGAATTTGAGATTACTGAAGGTGCAAAAGGACCATCTGCGGCTAATGTTGTTAGTTTATAA
- the htpG gene encoding molecular chaperone HtpG, with protein sequence MINTKEKHQFQSETKQLLHLMINSLYSSKEIFIRELISNGSDAIDKMRFTILSKNIDNKLSCNMYIRITLDRKEKKIIISDNGIGMTKNEVIKNLGMIANSGTKKFINTIKNQNNQHNQLIGNFGVGFYSSFMVAEKVVVKTKHMDANQDDYGIIWESDGKGEYIIDKIQKKEHGTDIELYLKSTEIQFLENWKIQNIIEKYSNHISIPIQLQEYDKKNNTVLWKQINQGQALWTRNKLQITKDEYKKFYYSITKDTEKPLIWTHNTVEGTYEYTCLLYIPSKSIWNILDQEKQKNGLKLYVKKIFIMDDANQFLPNYLRFIKGILDTNNLPLNISREILQENKSTNILRISLTKRILKLIKKLSLENPNKYKIFFKEFGPILKEGIAEDTTNQEIIASLLRFTSMKYNSKEQTLSLTEYITNMHAEQNKIYFLIAENYDAANTSPHLEIFRKNKIDVLLLSERIDDWMMHYLTIFQNKKFQSISKFDPDSEKLFGKIDNNINITPEIQDFLNKIQNTLQKHIASVKLSQRLVDSPAVLITDKNAISPQMSKLFKAAGQNIPSIKYIFEINPNHSLIKKIIKIKNTEKINIWIQTLFDQALLSTHGTLKNPNNFIKNINQLLTEK encoded by the coding sequence ATGATAAATACAAAAGAAAAACACCAATTTCAATCCGAAACAAAACAATTATTACATTTAATGATCAATTCACTGTATTCAAGTAAAGAAATATTTATAAGAGAATTAATATCTAACGGATCAGATGCAATTGATAAAATGAGATTCACAATTTTATCAAAAAATATAGATAATAAATTATCATGCAATATGTATATTAGAATTACATTAGATAGAAAAGAAAAAAAAATTATCATATCAGATAATGGTATTGGTATGACAAAAAATGAAGTTATTAAAAACTTAGGTATGATTGCAAATTCTGGGACAAAAAAATTTATAAATACTATAAAAAATCAAAACAATCAACACAATCAATTAATTGGTAATTTTGGTGTTGGCTTTTATTCTTCTTTTATGGTTGCTGAAAAAGTTGTTGTAAAAACCAAACATATGGATGCAAATCAAGATGATTATGGTATTATATGGGAATCGGACGGTAAAGGTGAATATATTATTGATAAAATTCAAAAAAAAGAACATGGAACAGATATTGAATTATATTTAAAAAGTACAGAGATACAATTTTTAGAAAATTGGAAAATACAAAATATTATTGAAAAATATTCAAATCATATCTCAATTCCAATTCAATTACAAGAATATGATAAAAAAAATAATACTGTACTATGGAAACAAATAAATCAAGGCCAAGCATTATGGACACGAAATAAATTACAAATTACTAAAGATGAATATAAAAAATTTTACTACAGTATTACTAAAGATACTGAAAAACCACTTATTTGGACTCATAATACAGTTGAAGGAACTTACGAATATACATGCTTATTATACATTCCAAGTAAATCAATATGGAATATACTAGATCAAGAAAAACAAAAAAATGGATTAAAATTATATGTAAAAAAAATTTTTATTATGGATGATGCGAATCAATTCTTACCTAATTATTTACGATTTATAAAAGGTATTTTAGATACAAATAATCTACCATTAAATATCTCTAGGGAAATTTTGCAAGAAAATAAAAGTACAAATATTTTAAGAATATCATTAACAAAAAGAATATTAAAACTAATAAAAAAATTATCTTTAGAAAATCCAAATAAATATAAAATATTTTTTAAAGAATTTGGACCAATTTTAAAAGAAGGAATTGCAGAAGATACAACAAATCAAGAAATAATTGCTAGCTTATTAAGATTTACGTCTATGAAATATAATTCTAAAGAACAAACATTATCGTTAACAGAATACATTACTAACATGCATGCTGAACAAAATAAAATATACTTTCTCATTGCAGAAAATTATGATGCAGCTAATACTAGCCCACATTTAGAAATATTTCGTAAAAATAAAATTGATGTTTTATTATTATCAGAACGTATTGATGATTGGATGATGCATTATTTAACTATATTTCAAAATAAAAAATTTCAATCTATTAGTAAATTTGATCCAGATTCTGAAAAATTATTTGGTAAAATTGATAATAACATTAATATTACTCCTGAAATACAAGATTTTTTAAATAAAATTCAAAATACACTACAAAAACATATCGCTTCCGTAAAATTAAGCCAAAGACTAGTAGATAGCCCAGCTGTATTAATTACAGATAAAAATGCTATTAGTCCACAAATGTCAAAACTATTTAAAGCTGCTGGACAAAATATACCATCAATAAAATATATTTTTGAAATTAATCCAAACCATTCTTTAATAAAAAAAATAATTAAAATAAAAAATACAGAAAAAATTAATATCTGGATTCAAACGTTATTTGATCAAGCATTATTATCTACACATGGTACATTAAAAAATCCAAATAACTTTATAAAAAATATTAATCAATTATTGACTGAAAAATAA
- the folD gene encoding bifunctional methylenetetrahydrofolate dehydrogenase/methenyltetrahydrofolate cyclohydrolase FolD produces MINKIMNGSILANEIIQKIKNQVKYETRFRKRPPGLAVIWIDNNESSKLYVQKKRIACNKVGFFSEEWKLKKTITEMEIINLIEKLNLNNNIDGILVQLPLPKNINTNNIIEAIYPKKDIDGFHPYNIGCLCQKKPKLRPCTSRGIIKILNKYNINMYGMNATIIGASNIVGRPMGLELLLSGCTTTITHRFTSNLNEHISKSDLIIVAVGKPNFIDEKHIKPGAVIIDVGINKIPSQNIIVGDVNFEKVLPKVSYITPVPGGVGPMTVATLLKNTLEAYQEKYEYRYFNVIYKIL; encoded by the coding sequence ATGATAAACAAAATTATGAATGGATCTATTCTTGCTAATGAAATAATTCAAAAAATAAAAAACCAAGTAAAATATGAAACGCGTTTTAGAAAAAGACCACCAGGATTAGCAGTTATTTGGATAGATAATAATGAATCATCTAAATTATATGTTCAAAAAAAAAGAATTGCTTGCAATAAAGTAGGTTTTTTTTCAGAAGAATGGAAATTAAAAAAAACAATTACAGAAATGGAAATAATTAATTTAATTGAAAAATTAAATTTAAATAATAATATTGACGGTATATTAGTACAATTACCATTACCAAAAAATATTAACACCAATAATATTATTGAAGCAATTTATCCTAAAAAAGATATTGATGGATTTCATCCTTATAACATTGGATGTTTATGTCAAAAAAAACCAAAACTGCGACCATGTACTTCTAGAGGTATTATTAAAATTTTAAATAAATATAACATTAATATGTATGGTATGAATGCAACAATAATAGGAGCTTCAAATATTGTTGGACGTCCTATGGGATTAGAACTACTATTATCAGGATGTACAACAACCATCACACATAGATTTACATCAAATCTAAATGAACATATTTCTAAATCAGATTTAATTATTGTAGCAGTTGGAAAACCAAATTTTATAGATGAAAAACATATTAAACCTGGAGCAGTAATTATTGATGTAGGTATTAATAAAATACCGTCTCAAAATATCATTGTAGGTGATGTAAATTTTGAAAAAGTATTACCAAAAGTTTCTTATATTACTCCAGTACCAGGAGGTGTTGGACCAATGACTGTTGCGACATTATTAAAAAACACATTAGAAGCTTATCAAGAAAAATATGAATATAGATACTTTAATGTAATATATAAAATATTATAA
- the cysS gene encoding cysteine--tRNA ligase: protein MMLKIFNTLTKKKEVFSSIFLKSVNIYVCGITVYDYCHIGHARTFTVFDMIVRYLKYSKYKVQYIRNITDIDDKIIQAANLNHESVVDLTNRMIQSMKRDFLNLGLLKPDIEPRITLHIQDIILIIQKLLEKKNAYISKNGDVLFSISSYQNYGILSRQKLDQLKNSTCYSNKFFAHDFVLWKKLDVQDTPNWNSPWGLGRPGWHIECSTINDKYFGKHLDIHGGGVDLLFPHHENERAQSTVLYDVPSYGKYWIHVGSLLIKKNKMSKSLKNTVFLHTLLKVYDAEVIRYFFLLTHYRKPLLYNVNNLIQSKISLRKLYIALDKLDYNHSVLKTEFSLKYQDFCIKFYNAIHDDFNTPCAISILFSLLKAVNISITQNNMCVTMQLLYQLKHLSNTIGLLNQNPSVFLKKNDKL, encoded by the coding sequence ATGATGTTAAAAATTTTTAATACTCTAACTAAAAAAAAAGAGGTGTTTTCTTCTATATTCTTAAAATCAGTTAATATATATGTATGTGGTATTACTGTATATGATTATTGTCATATTGGTCATGCTCGGACATTTACAGTATTTGATATGATTGTTAGGTATTTGAAATACTCTAAATATAAAGTACAATACATACGAAATATTACTGATATTGACGATAAGATTATACAAGCAGCTAATCTGAATCATGAAAGTGTGGTTGATTTAACAAATAGAATGATTCAATCTATGAAGCGAGATTTTTTAAATTTAGGTTTATTAAAACCTGATATTGAACCTAGAATAACATTACATATTCAAGATATTATTTTGATAATACAAAAACTACTTGAAAAAAAAAATGCGTATATTTCTAAAAATGGTGATGTTCTTTTTTCTATTTCAAGTTATCAGAATTATGGTATACTATCTCGGCAAAAATTAGATCAATTGAAAAATAGTACATGTTATTCAAATAAATTTTTTGCACATGATTTTGTTTTGTGGAAAAAATTAGATGTTCAAGATACACCAAATTGGAATTCTCCATGGGGTTTGGGTCGTCCTGGATGGCATATAGAATGTTCTACAATAAATGATAAATATTTTGGAAAACATCTTGATATTCATGGGGGAGGTGTGGATTTATTATTTCCACATCATGAAAATGAGAGAGCACAGTCTACTGTGTTATATGATGTTCCATCGTATGGAAAATATTGGATACATGTAGGTTCATTATTAATTAAAAAAAATAAAATGTCTAAATCATTAAAAAATACTGTTTTTTTACATACTTTACTTAAAGTATATGATGCTGAAGTTATACGATATTTTTTTTTATTAACACATTATCGTAAACCGCTTTTATATAATGTCAATAATTTAATACAATCAAAAATATCTTTACGAAAATTGTACATTGCATTAGATAAATTAGATTATAATCATTCTGTATTAAAAACAGAATTTTCTTTAAAATATCAGGATTTCTGTATAAAGTTTTACAATGCTATTCATGATGATTTTAATACCCCTTGCGCAATATCTATATTATTTTCTTTATTAAAAGCAGTAAACATATCTATTACACAAAATAATATGTGTGTAACGATGCAATTATTATATCAATTAAAACATTTGTCAAATACAATTGGGTTATTAAACCAAAATCCATCTGTTTTTTTAAAAAAAAATGATAAATTATAA
- a CDS encoding adenylate kinase family protein, translating to MKIIIFGPPGSGKGTQSNLIMKKYNIPIISTGDILRNIMLKKNPLSTVIKKNIKNGMLIEDNIIINLIITEIKKTYMYGFILDGFPRNITQLQIMNEKNIKIDYIIELILNKKIIYERILGRRIHVKSGRIYHIKYNPPKIPEQDDITNEKLITRIDDNIKTIKKRLIEYQNMHNIMINYYKNQKYNNMTKYAQINTERSIESVFSEIKKFIKS from the coding sequence ATGAAAATTATAATTTTTGGACCGCCGGGATCAGGAAAAGGAACACAGTCTAATTTAATAATGAAAAAATATAATATTCCAATAATATCTACAGGCGATATCTTGCGTAATATTATGCTTAAAAAAAATCCATTAAGTACAGTTATTAAAAAAAATATAAAAAATGGAATGTTAATTGAAGATAATATAATAATTAATTTAATCATTACAGAAATAAAAAAAACATATATGTATGGTTTTATATTAGATGGTTTTCCAAGAAATATAACACAGTTACAAATCATGAATGAAAAAAATATTAAAATTGATTATATTATTGAGTTAATACTTAATAAAAAAATAATTTATGAACGTATTTTAGGAAGACGTATTCATGTTAAATCAGGAAGAATATATCATATTAAATATAACCCACCAAAAATTCCAGAACAAGATGATATTACTAATGAAAAATTAATTACTCGAATTGATGATAATATTAAAACTATTAAAAAAAGATTAATAGAATATCAAAATATGCATAATATTATGATAAATTACTATAAAAATCAAAAATATAATAACATGACAAAATATGCACAAATAAATACTGAACGATCAATAGAAAGTGTATTTTCTGAGATTAAAAAATTTATAAAATCATAA
- a CDS encoding YbaB/EbfC family nucleoid-associated protein, whose translation MFNNNNVSEFMKKAQQIQEKMQEIQKSINIIKVQGESGAGLVKVMMNGQHHCIKIEIDDSLLKLSEKNILEDLITAAFNDANRKINEEKKNKMSNMNPGMPLPKDINFMI comes from the coding sequence ATGTTTAATAACAACAATGTTAGTGAATTCATGAAAAAAGCACAACAAATACAAGAAAAAATGCAAGAAATACAAAAATCCATTAATATTATAAAAGTTCAAGGTGAATCTGGAGCAGGATTAGTTAAAGTAATGATGAATGGTCAACATCATTGTATTAAAATTGAAATTGATGATAGTTTATTAAAATTATCTGAAAAAAATATACTTGAAGATTTAATAACAGCAGCATTTAACGATGCTAACCGAAAAATTAATGAAGAAAAAAAAAATAAAATGTCTAATATGAATCCTGGTATGCCTTTACCAAAAGATATCAATTTCATGATATAA